From the Streptomyces sp. Tu 2975 genome, one window contains:
- a CDS encoding pitrilysin family protein, giving the protein MSDAAVTMDFHPQPTPGTARPWAFPAPDRGTLDNGLTVLRCHRPGQQVMAVEISLDAPLDAEPEGLDGVATIMARALSEGTDKHSAEEFAAELERCGATLDAHADHPGVRVSLEVPVSRLHKALGLLSEALIAPAFEAGEVERLVRNRLDEIPHETANPGRRAAKQLSKELFPASLRVSRPRQGTEETVARIDAAAVRAFYEAHVRPATATAVIVGDLTDIDLDAVLGDTLGAWTGDKADPRPVPAITADDTGRVVIVDRPGAVQTQLLIGRVGGDRHDRVWPAQVLGTYCLGGTLTSRLDRVLREEKGYTYGVRAFGQVLRSAPDGSGASMLAISGSVDTPNTGPALEDLWKVLRTLAAEGLTDAERDVAVQNLVGVAPLKYETAASVAATLADQVEQHLPDDYQAQMYVRLAETGTVEATAAVVNAFPVDRLVTVLVGDASQIEEPVKALGIGEVRVVTG; this is encoded by the coding sequence GTGAGCGATGCTGCCGTGACCATGGACTTCCACCCGCAGCCGACCCCGGGCACCGCCCGGCCCTGGGCCTTCCCGGCCCCCGACCGCGGCACGCTGGACAACGGACTGACGGTGCTGCGCTGCCACCGTCCCGGCCAGCAGGTGATGGCCGTCGAGATCTCGCTCGACGCCCCGCTGGACGCCGAGCCGGAGGGCCTCGACGGTGTCGCCACGATCATGGCGCGCGCCCTGTCGGAGGGCACCGACAAGCACTCCGCGGAGGAGTTCGCCGCAGAACTGGAGCGTTGCGGCGCCACCTTGGACGCGCACGCCGACCACCCCGGTGTCCGGGTCTCCCTCGAGGTGCCGGTCTCCCGGCTGCACAAGGCGCTCGGACTGCTCTCCGAGGCGCTGATCGCACCCGCCTTCGAGGCCGGCGAGGTCGAGCGGCTGGTCCGCAACCGCCTCGACGAGATCCCGCACGAGACGGCGAACCCGGGCCGCCGGGCCGCCAAGCAGCTCTCCAAGGAGCTCTTCCCGGCCTCGCTGCGCGTCTCCCGGCCACGCCAGGGGACGGAGGAGACGGTCGCGCGTATCGACGCGGCCGCCGTACGCGCCTTCTACGAGGCGCATGTACGGCCCGCCACCGCCACCGCGGTGATCGTCGGCGATCTCACGGACATCGACCTGGACGCCGTCCTCGGCGACACGCTGGGGGCGTGGACGGGCGACAAGGCGGACCCGCGTCCGGTGCCCGCGATCACGGCCGACGACACCGGCCGCGTGGTCATCGTCGACCGCCCCGGTGCCGTGCAGACGCAGTTGCTCATCGGCCGCGTCGGCGGAGACCGCCACGACCGTGTCTGGCCCGCACAGGTGCTCGGCACGTACTGCCTCGGCGGCACGCTGACCTCACGCCTCGACCGGGTGCTGCGCGAGGAGAAGGGCTACACCTACGGTGTGCGCGCCTTCGGGCAGGTGCTGCGCTCCGCCCCGGACGGCTCCGGCGCCTCGATGCTCGCCATCAGCGGCTCCGTGGACACGCCCAACACCGGTCCGGCACTCGAGGACCTGTGGAAGGTGCTCCGTACGCTCGCCGCCGAGGGACTCACGGACGCCGAGCGGGACGTCGCCGTGCAGAACCTGGTGGGGGTGGCCCCCCTGAAGTACGAGACGGCGGCGTCCGTCGCGGCCACGCTGGCCGACCAGGTCGAGCAGCACCTCCCGGACGACTACCAGGCACAGATGTACGTCCGGCTGGCCGAGACGGGCACGGTGGAGGCGACCGCGGCGGTCGTCAACGCCTTCCCGGTCGACCGGCTGGTGACGGTGCTCGTCGGCGACGCGTCGCAGATCGAGGAGCCGGTGAAGGCGCTCGGCATCGGTGAAGTGAGGGTTGTCACGGGCTGA
- a CDS encoding pitrilysin family protein has product MPMGHTATAPAGSGGLTATEHRLANGLRVVLSEDHLTPVAAVCLWYDVGSRHEVKGRTGLAHLFEHLMFQGSAQVKGNGHFELVQGAGGSLNGTTSFERTNYFETMPTHQLELALWLEADRMGSLLSALDDESMENQRDVVKNERRQRYDNVPYGTAFERLTALAYPEGHPYHHTPIGSMADLDAATLEDARAFFRTYYAPNNAVLSVVGDIDPQQTLAWIEKYFGSIPSHSGKQPPRDGTLPENIGAQLREEIVEEVPARALMAAYRLPHDGTRECDAADLALTVLGGGESSRLHNRLVRRDRTAVAAGFGLLRLAGAPSMGWLDVKTSGGVDVPQIEAAVDEELARFAAEGPTPGEMERAQAQLEREWLDRLGTVAGRADELCRYAVLFGDPQLALTAVQRVLDVTAEEVQAVAKARLHPENRAVLVYEPVAEEETEAADGHEQEGTDQ; this is encoded by the coding sequence ATGCCCATGGGTCACACGGCCACAGCGCCGGCCGGTTCCGGCGGCCTGACAGCGACCGAGCACCGCCTGGCCAACGGCCTGCGCGTGGTGCTCTCCGAGGACCACCTGACCCCGGTCGCCGCGGTCTGCCTCTGGTACGACGTCGGTTCCCGCCACGAAGTCAAGGGCCGTACGGGACTCGCCCACCTCTTCGAGCACTTGATGTTCCAGGGCTCGGCACAGGTGAAGGGGAACGGCCACTTCGAGCTCGTCCAGGGGGCCGGCGGCTCGCTGAACGGCACCACCAGCTTCGAGCGGACCAACTACTTCGAGACGATGCCGACGCACCAGCTGGAGCTCGCGCTCTGGCTCGAGGCCGACCGCATGGGCTCGCTGCTGTCGGCCCTCGACGACGAGTCGATGGAGAACCAGCGCGACGTCGTCAAGAACGAACGCCGCCAGCGGTACGACAACGTGCCTTACGGCACGGCCTTCGAGAGGCTGACCGCCCTCGCCTACCCGGAGGGCCACCCCTACCACCACACCCCGATCGGTTCGATGGCCGACCTGGACGCGGCGACCCTCGAGGACGCCCGCGCCTTCTTCCGTACCTACTACGCTCCCAACAACGCCGTGCTGTCGGTCGTCGGCGACATCGATCCGCAGCAGACGCTGGCGTGGATCGAGAAGTACTTCGGGTCCATCCCCTCCCACAGCGGCAAGCAGCCGCCGCGTGACGGCACCCTCCCGGAGAACATCGGCGCGCAGCTGCGTGAGGAGATCGTCGAGGAGGTCCCCGCCCGCGCCCTGATGGCCGCGTACCGCCTCCCGCACGACGGCACCCGCGAGTGCGACGCCGCCGACCTGGCGCTGACCGTCCTCGGCGGCGGCGAGTCGTCCCGGCTGCACAACCGCCTGGTGCGCCGCGACCGGACGGCCGTCGCGGCCGGGTTCGGCCTGCTGCGGCTGGCGGGCGCCCCGTCGATGGGCTGGCTTGACGTGAAGACGTCCGGCGGTGTCGACGTGCCGCAGATCGAGGCGGCCGTCGACGAGGAACTGGCCCGGTTCGCGGCCGAGGGCCCGACGCCGGGCGAGATGGAGCGCGCCCAGGCCCAGCTGGAGCGCGAGTGGCTGGACCGCCTGGGCACGGTCGCGGGCCGCGCCGACGAACTCTGCCGCTACGCCGTGCTGTTCGGCGATCCGCAGCTGGCGCTCACCGCCGTCCAGCGGGTGCTCGACGTCACCGCGGAGGAGGTGCAGGCGGTCGCCAAGGCCCGGCTGCACCCGGAGAACAGGGCGGTGCTGGTCTACGAACCGGTCGCCGAAGAAGAGACCGAAGCGGCCGACGGACACGAGCAGGAGGGGACGGACCAGTGA